In the Chryseobacterium sp. MYb264 genome, one interval contains:
- the recR gene encoding recombination mediator RecR, whose protein sequence is MDYPSKVLAKAVDEISGLPGIGRKTALRLALHLLKQPNSRATSLGNSLINLVNEIKYCKECHNFSDFEICEICSNDKRNGEVICIVEDVRDVIAIENTGKYTGKYLILGGKISPMEGVGPHQLNIPSIEKKVNSGSVKELIFALSATMEGDTTAYYIYKKFKDFNVNFSSIARGISVGDELEYADEVSLGRSIVNRLPYNEGMG, encoded by the coding sequence ATGGATTACCCAAGTAAAGTTTTGGCAAAAGCAGTGGATGAAATTTCAGGATTACCCGGAATTGGCAGAAAAACGGCTTTACGTTTAGCATTGCATTTATTAAAGCAACCCAATTCCCGTGCGACGAGTTTGGGGAATTCACTGATCAATCTTGTGAATGAGATCAAGTATTGTAAAGAATGTCATAATTTTTCTGATTTTGAAATTTGTGAAATCTGCAGCAATGATAAAAGAAATGGCGAGGTAATCTGCATTGTGGAGGATGTTCGTGACGTGATTGCCATCGAAAATACAGGAAAGTATACCGGTAAATATCTTATTCTTGGTGGAAAAATTTCGCCTATGGAAGGAGTAGGACCTCACCAGTTAAATATCCCGAGTATTGAAAAAAAGGTAAACAGCGGAAGTGTAAAAGAACTCATTTTTGCGCTTAGTGCCACCATGGAAGGAGATACTACGGCTTATTATATTTATAAGAAGTTCAAGGATTTTAACGTAAATTTTTCAAGTATCGCAAGGGGAATTTCTGTAGGAGATGAGTTGGAATATGCGGATGAGGTTTCTTTGGGAAGATCAATTGTGAACCGATTACCTTATAATGAGGGGATGGGCTAA
- a CDS encoding glycosyltransferase family 2 protein — MVSVIIPIYNAEKTVVNALNSIKAQTIGIENFEIIIINDGSTDTSKIIVENYQKENPKMNIKLVEQVNGGVSKARNTGLKIAKGDYMALLDADDEWLPEKIEKQLKYLLDDNLKIDFLATRRNNNEILFPYKIINHLAEITFEKLLIRNEAQPSTVLFKRKILENTGFFNDDQRYAEDLNYWMKISENNTMYILDESLLIADGGKRTFGVSGLSANLSAMEKGFQRNIKEMYAAKRIHLTKYIFLKLFYKAKYVLLLSRTFYYKQKTTN; from the coding sequence GTGGTTTCTGTTATTATCCCAATATATAACGCAGAAAAAACTGTAGTCAATGCTTTAAATTCTATTAAAGCACAGACGATTGGAATCGAAAATTTTGAAATTATCATCATTAATGACGGTTCTACGGATACAAGTAAAATAATCGTTGAAAATTATCAGAAAGAAAATCCTAAAATGAATATTAAGCTTGTAGAACAGGTTAATGGAGGGGTTTCAAAAGCAAGAAATACAGGATTAAAAATAGCCAAAGGTGACTATATGGCACTTCTTGATGCGGATGATGAATGGTTGCCTGAAAAAATAGAAAAACAGCTAAAATATCTTCTGGATGATAATTTAAAAATTGATTTTCTTGCCACCAGAAGAAATAATAATGAAATTTTATTTCCCTATAAAATCATCAATCACCTTGCTGAAATTACCTTTGAAAAATTACTGATCAGAAATGAGGCGCAGCCTTCAACGGTTTTGTTCAAAAGAAAAATACTGGAGAATACCGGTTTTTTTAATGACGATCAGAGGTATGCTGAAGATTTGAATTACTGGATGAAGATCTCAGAAAATAATACCATGTATATTCTTGATGAAAGTCTTTTGATTGCTGATGGCGGAAAAAGAACATTTGGTGTCTCCGGGCTTTCTGCCAATCTTTCAGCAATGGAGAAGGGGTTTCAGCGAAATATTAAAGAAATGTATGCTGCTAAACGTATCCATTTGACGAAATATATTTTTCTTAAACTTTTTTATAAAGCGAAATATGTACTGTTGCTCAGCAGAACATTTTATTATAAACAAAAAACAACAAATTAA
- a CDS encoding glycosyltransferase family 2 protein, with the protein MKLSVVIVNYNVTQLLRNCLLSLEKYIKDIDYEVVIIDNASPDSSWKELITEFPSYTFIDSPENEGFSKANNKAIKIVNGEYLLILNPDTELEGFYMKQVLDFADSKPDFGCLGLRMHDAKGQFLPESKRSVPDMFNSFEKLFTNFKKNNSKSYYRNDIGEFDIAEVEVVTGAFLLVKRDVYNRIGGLDDAYFMYGEDIDLCYTLLRNGYRNYYYGKESILHHKGESTIKDEVYLERFYGAMQIFISKYYRESKSLQYSFLNAGLKLRHKIEKIKLK; encoded by the coding sequence ATGAAGCTGTCTGTCGTTATTGTCAATTATAATGTGACTCAATTATTAAGAAATTGTCTTTTATCTCTTGAAAAATATATAAAAGATATTGATTACGAAGTGGTCATTATTGATAATGCCTCTCCGGATTCTTCATGGAAAGAGCTTATTACTGAATTTCCAAGTTACACATTCATTGATTCACCGGAAAATGAAGGTTTTTCTAAAGCAAATAATAAGGCGATAAAAATAGTCAATGGAGAATATCTTTTAATTTTAAATCCTGATACTGAATTGGAAGGTTTTTATATGAAGCAAGTGTTGGATTTTGCAGACTCTAAACCTGATTTTGGTTGTTTAGGCTTGAGAATGCACGATGCAAAGGGGCAGTTTCTTCCTGAAAGCAAAAGATCAGTTCCTGATATGTTCAATTCTTTCGAGAAGTTATTTACCAATTTTAAGAAAAACAATTCCAAATCCTATTATCGAAATGATATAGGGGAATTTGATATTGCTGAAGTGGAAGTGGTTACCGGAGCTTTTCTTCTGGTGAAAAGAGATGTTTATAATAGGATAGGAGGGCTTGATGATGCGTATTTTATGTATGGGGAAGATATTGATCTTTGTTATACACTACTCAGAAACGGTTACCGAAATTACTATTATGGTAAAGAATCTATTTTACATCATAAAGGTGAAAGTACCATCAAAGATGAGGTTTACTTAGAAAGGTTTTATGGAGCAATGCAGATTTTTATCAGCAAATATTACAGGGAATCGAAGTCTTTGCAATATTCATTTTTAAATGCAGGATTAAAACTTAGACATAAGATTGAAAAAATCAAGCTAAAATAA
- the secG gene encoding preprotein translocase subunit SecG, with the protein MDTIFTLLMVLIMIASILLVIVVMAQNPKGGGLSSTFGGASSAQFGVQRTNDFMEKATWTLGGTIIVLILLSVVITGKPSVAAPSAAQPVKTEAPAQSNTPASTTAPAQTPAAPAK; encoded by the coding sequence ATGGATACTATATTTACACTATTGATGGTTCTTATTATGATCGCCAGCATTTTACTGGTAATCGTTGTTATGGCTCAAAACCCTAAAGGTGGAGGTCTTTCAAGTACTTTTGGAGGTGCATCTTCTGCACAGTTCGGAGTACAGAGAACCAATGATTTCATGGAAAAAGCAACATGGACTTTGGGAGGAACAATTATTGTTCTTATTCTTCTAAGTGTTGTTATCACCGGAAAACCATCAGTGGCAGCTCCATCAGCAGCTCAACCTGTAAAAACTGAAGCTCCGGCACAATCTAATACTCCGGCTTCTACAACAGCTCCGGCTCAAACTCCGGCAGCTCCAGCTAAATAA
- a CDS encoding M16 family metallopeptidase, with product MKKQLTYIAATFFFTGMVSAQKIDINVMPKAGPTPAINITKPKTFQLSNGLTVMVVENNKLPRVSASLSMDRPPYNEGSVTGVSQILAEQFENGTTNMSKDDFNKKVDYLGANLGFSSNGASANTLSKYFPEVLSLMADAIVNPKFSAEEIQNSKERAVEGLKSSEKSADAIAGRVSNALMYGKNTARGEFETVESINKIQLADVQNIYKKYYAPDNAYLVIVGDVKFDQVKPLVEKAFNGWKKANTPATQLEPASNVAKTEINVVDVPSAVQSVVSLNNLNTLKMKDPNYFPATIANYILGGGGEARLFMNLREKNGFTYGAYSSMTASKYSPEFTAEASVRNEVTDKAVKEFMNELNAISTVKPDELANAKAKLKGAFILALEKPETIARFALNEKVQDLPSDFYANYLKSIDKVTSADVTNAVKATILPNQSRIFIAGKASDISEGLEKLGYPVKYYDKEANPVAKPAAQKVDASVTLGSVADKYINAIGGTAAVQKITSISTDATTKVQGMDMAMKMVQAKGGKMAMNISMMGNTIQKIVFDGKDGYMEAQGQKKPFDDKQKAEMAKEKELFPELNFAKNATLKLAGIEKYNNEDSYVVKGDKVTYYYSVATGLKTGEVKAGEGGSIPTSYADYKDVSGVKLPFTIIQNMGGMDINLAVQSYVLNQAKDSDFK from the coding sequence ATGAAAAAGCAATTAACATATATAGCTGCAACGTTTTTCTTCACCGGAATGGTTTCAGCACAAAAAATAGATATTAATGTAATGCCGAAAGCGGGACCAACACCTGCAATCAACATTACAAAACCAAAAACTTTCCAGCTAAGCAACGGCCTTACAGTAATGGTTGTAGAAAACAACAAATTGCCAAGAGTAAGCGCTAGCCTTTCTATGGACAGACCTCCATACAACGAAGGAAGTGTAACGGGTGTAAGCCAGATCTTGGCAGAACAGTTCGAAAACGGAACGACTAATATGAGCAAAGATGATTTCAACAAAAAAGTTGATTATCTTGGAGCTAATCTTGGTTTCTCATCAAATGGAGCTTCTGCAAATACACTTTCAAAATATTTCCCGGAAGTTTTAAGTTTGATGGCAGATGCGATCGTAAATCCTAAATTTTCTGCTGAGGAAATTCAAAATTCTAAAGAAAGGGCAGTTGAAGGTTTAAAATCTTCTGAAAAAAGTGCAGATGCCATTGCAGGAAGAGTTTCTAATGCTTTGATGTACGGAAAAAATACGGCCAGAGGTGAGTTTGAAACGGTTGAATCGATCAACAAAATTCAGCTGGCAGACGTTCAAAATATTTATAAAAAATATTACGCTCCAGACAATGCTTATTTAGTAATCGTTGGAGATGTGAAATTTGATCAGGTTAAACCTTTGGTTGAAAAAGCATTTAACGGATGGAAAAAGGCAAACACACCGGCTACTCAGCTTGAACCGGCTTCTAATGTTGCTAAAACTGAAATTAATGTAGTGGATGTTCCTTCTGCTGTACAGTCTGTTGTTTCATTAAACAACCTGAACACGCTGAAAATGAAAGATCCTAATTATTTCCCTGCAACCATTGCAAACTACATCCTTGGAGGCGGTGGTGAAGCAAGACTTTTCATGAATCTTCGTGAGAAAAATGGTTTCACTTATGGAGCTTATTCAAGCATGACAGCTAGCAAATATTCTCCGGAATTTACGGCGGAAGCAAGTGTAAGAAACGAAGTTACCGATAAAGCGGTTAAGGAGTTTATGAATGAGCTTAATGCAATTTCTACCGTAAAACCTGACGAACTGGCAAATGCTAAGGCAAAATTGAAAGGAGCTTTCATCTTAGCTTTGGAAAAACCTGAAACTATCGCAAGATTTGCTTTAAACGAAAAAGTTCAGGATTTACCTTCTGATTTCTACGCCAACTATCTGAAATCTATTGATAAAGTAACTTCTGCAGATGTAACCAACGCTGTAAAAGCAACGATTTTACCAAACCAAAGCAGAATCTTCATCGCAGGTAAAGCGTCTGATATTTCTGAAGGATTGGAAAAATTGGGTTATCCTGTAAAATATTATGACAAAGAGGCTAATCCTGTTGCAAAACCGGCAGCTCAAAAAGTAGATGCCAGCGTAACGTTGGGTTCAGTTGCTGATAAATACATCAACGCTATCGGAGGAACAGCAGCTGTTCAGAAAATCACGTCTATTTCTACAGACGCAACCACTAAAGTTCAGGGGATGGATATGGCCATGAAAATGGTTCAGGCAAAAGGAGGAAAAATGGCGATGAACATCAGCATGATGGGCAACACGATCCAGAAAATCGTTTTTGACGGTAAAGACGGATATATGGAAGCTCAGGGACAGAAAAAACCTTTTGATGATAAACAAAAAGCAGAAATGGCTAAAGAAAAAGAGCTTTTCCCTGAATTAAATTTTGCTAAAAATGCCACCCTGAAACTTGCCGGTATCGAGAAATACAACAATGAAGATTCTTATGTTGTAAAAGGAGACAAGGTAACGTATTACTACAGTGTTGCTACAGGCTTAAAAACAGGAGAAGTAAAAGCAGGGGAAGGAGGATCTATCCCTACGAGTTATGCAGATTATAAAGATGTGTCCGGTGTAAAGCTTCCGTTTACCATTATTCAGAATATGGGCGGAATGGATATCAATTTAGCGGTACAATCTTATGTTCTGAACCAGGCTAAAGATTCTGATTTTAAATAA